The Spiroplasma endosymbiont of Atherix ibis nucleotide sequence TACACGCAACAACACTAACAGTTGATGAAGCAACAACCCCTACTGTTGCCAATACACTTAATAACTTTTTCATATTTTCCTCCTTTTTTAAGACTTTTATAAAACAAACAAATAATTCAAGTTGATATGTATGATTGTAAAAAAAAAAAAAAAAGTCAATGCTTAAACCCGGAAAAATAAATTGAAGGTTCCCCCATTTTAGGAGACACTTTTATATAATAATAGAAAGGAAAAATATATGGCTAAAAAAGGACAAAAGTTTAGAAAATGAACTCAAGAAGAAAAAGAAAAAATTATTGAATTAAGTTTG carries:
- a CDS encoding lipoprotein, which produces MKKLLSVLATVGVVASSTVSVVACSAKSDNKPE